One window of Perca flavescens isolate YP-PL-M2 chromosome 6, PFLA_1.0, whole genome shotgun sequence genomic DNA carries:
- the tmem67 gene encoding meckelin has protein sequence MATGTLPSVVNRYKVHLTLFLLIYIGPLNCQQFVIPFKAPSDCSAEEFFDISSLSCVSCGSNQRRSTTGLSCICKTGYQTLTTDKASITCQQCPTDKPSVTTGGFGCIRCPGSLSDEGKCQCPPGNVLVERDVKGNLLEEASCVTCNGNSPALSVPNHSGDRCERCQASFINTSCLCNPPNVLAEGLCFPPGSLSTNVNPSVNYAELKFSVQSAWFIKNLYSSSAACLVFSNLTACQALGNMCVMNMHSFSGVSTDACGLFNTIFRSRAALSSTQDISYWRVNLPWLYYGDEPGLASRVLQTDPVPIRFSFRGKNKNTDIKLLAAVYNVRGEFLRWEQVGGRNLQLCPETTTKQAAAFSFGTAYQESCDLSVAELLGTYPEPMFYDVFMDLGGGENRKLLPLPTLVYNQQYNGRFINQESMKSWYLSRRMFVVDTLSGREKSTDSLPKVIRVASSVKIRFQLVPRTQEGQVFTPLMTVTYKDVPITDINTQTVTTTFAVEYEMDQNEARIKTDTALGVMGGVAVLYSLLKTVSWKRRIASPLIDVETMLKFFLFYAGDLANVFFAVTVGTGLYWLILYKAQQFVSVLLPLPAQEGQFVTYIGCAFALKAVQFLHKLILQVSIDVFFIDWERPRSKANRTVQATGEPKRDPSPVSIWRTYFVANEWNEIQTIRKISPTFQIMAVLFFLEVLGFSNLALRDPWPTLQRSSQAYTPSYSLMLRYGLAATLWLCIGLLQVIFFTVFHEHFVEDKIRQFVDLCSISNISVLLLSHRCFGYYIHGRSVHGHADTNMEEMNNNLNRESESLCGQRGLLPNTEIQTFQVSLTNRLRLQYDRIREQINRRHGPSRLMDACSANQFEQRARGYQTMNHFLGSIIDHAYPDMDYIVKDKLMFERVIGMEFLEPTEKSIFYNDEAHSFSDVLFYGNEATLLIFDTLFFCVVDLGSQSFVLAAVLTCVQQMIFRLIRNTLGRKNLVRKTLVDERFLI, from the exons ATGGCGACGGGGACGCTACCGTCTGTTGTTAATAGATACAAAGTGCATCTAACATTATTTCTGTTAATATACATAGGTCCACTTAATTGCCAGCAGTTTGTCATCCCATTTAAGGCTCCTTCAGACTGTAGTGCGGAAGAATTTTTCGATATCTCGAGTCTCTCGTGTGTGAGTTGCGGTTCAAATCAGCGACGGAGCACAACAG GACTCAGCTGCATTTGCAAAACTGGATACCAAACTCTCACCACTGACAAGGCCTCCATTACTTGTCAGCAATGTCCCACTGACAAACCT TCAGTAACTACAGGTGGGTTTGGATGTATTCGCTGTCCAGGCAGTCTCAGTGATGAGGGGAAGTGCCAGTGCCCGCCAGGCAATGTTCTGG TGGAGAGAGATGTCAAAGGAAACCTTTTGGAGGAGGCCAGCTGTGTAACGTGTAATGGAAACTCCCCTGCTTTGTCTGTACCAAACCACAGTGGAGACAG GTGTGAGAGATGTCAGGCTTCCTTCATTAACACCTCCTGTCTGTGTAACCCTCCTAATGTCCTG GCAGAAGGATTATGTTTCCCTCCAGGCAGCCTCTCCACTAATGTGAATCCCAGTGTCAACTATGCTGAGTTG AAGTTCAGTGTCCAGTCTGCGTGGTTCATCAAAAACCTGTACTCCTCCTCAGCAGCCTGCCTT GTCTTCTCCAACCTGACGGCGTGTCAGGCTCTTGGGAACATGTGTGTGATGAACATGCACTCCTTCAGCGGCGTCTCCACCGATGCCTGTGGTCTCTTTAACACCATCTTCAGATCTAGGGCTGCTTTGAGCTCGACTCAAGACATTTCCTACTG GAGAGTTAATCTGCCATGGCTTTACTATGGGGACGAACCAGGACTGGCCAGTCGAGTGCTTCAGACCGATCCTGTTCCCATTAGGTTCAGTTTCAGAGGAAAAAACAAG AACACTGACATTAAGCTGCTTGCTGCTGTCTATAATGTTAGAGGAGAGTTCCTCAGATGGGAACAAGTAGGTGGACGTAATCTCCAG CTTTGTCCAGAAACGACCACCAAACAGGCAGCAGCCTTCAGCTTTGGAACTGCTTACCAAGAAAGT tgtGATCTTTCAGTAGCAGAGCTTTTGGGTACCTATCCTGAGCCGATGTTCTATGATGTGTTCATGGATCTTGGTGGAGGAGAGAACAGAAAACTTCTCCCTCTGCCTACACTAGTCTATAACCAGCAATACAATGGACGGTTCATCAACCAAG AGAGCATGAAGAGCTGGTACCTGTCTCGGCGTATGTTTGTTGTCGACACGCTGAGTGGAAGAGAGAAGAGCACGGATTCCCTGCCCAAAGTCATCCGTGTAGCCAGCAGTGTCAAAATAAG GTTCCAGCTGGTTCCACGAACCCAGGAAGGACAGGTGTTTACCCCTTTAATGACTGTGACCTACAAAGATGTTCCCATCACGGATATCAATACACAAACTGTGACT ACTACGTTTGCTGTAGAGTATGAGATGGATCAGAATGAGGCTCGCATAAAGACAGAT aCTGCTCTAGGTGTAATGGGTGGCGTGGCCGTCCTTTACTCTCTGCTGAAGACGGTCAGCTGGAAGAGGAGGATTGCCTCTCCGCTCATAGACGTGGAG ACTATGCTGaagtttttcctgttttatgcTGGAGATCTGGCCAATGTTTTCTTTGCCGTCACTGTGGGAACTGGACTTTATTGGCTCATCTTGTACAAG GCCCAACAGTTTGTATCAGTGCTGTTACCACTACCTGCTCAGGAGGGGCAGTTTGTGACGTACATTGGTTGTGCCTTTGCTCTCAAG GCTGTCCAGTTTCTCCACAAGCTGATTCTTCAGGTGTCAATTGATGTTTTCTTTATTGACTGGGAGAGGCCACGAAGCAAAGCTAACAGAACAGTGCAAG CTACTGGCGAGCCGAAACGTGACCCCTCTCCAGTCAGCATCTGGAGGACCTACTTTGTAGCTAATGAATGGAACGAGATCCAGACCATCCGCAAGATCAGCCCAACTTTTCAGATCATGGCTGTGCTCTTCTTTCTTGAA GTGCTGGGTTTCTCTAACCTGGCCCTCAGGGACCCCTGGCCAACTTTACAGCGCTCCTCACAGGCATACACCCCCTCATACAGCCTGATGCTGCGCTATGGTCTGGCAGCCACGCTGTGGCTCTGCATTGGACTTCTGCAG GTGATTTTCTTCACTGTGTTTCATGAGCACTTTGTGGAGGACAAAATCCGTCAGTTTGTAGATCTCTGCTCCATCAGTAAT ATTTCTGTGCTGCTGTTATCTCACCGTTGTTTTGGCTACTACATTCACGGACGTTCAGTACATGGGCATGCAGACACAAACATGGAGGAAATGAACAACAATCTGAATAGAGAATCT GAGTCCCTGTGTGGTCAGAGAGGACTTCTTCCCAACACAGAGATCCAGACCTTTCAGGTGTCTCTCACCAACCGCCTGCGGTTGCAGTATGACAGGATACGGGAGCAGATCAACAGG AGGCACGGGCCATCGCGACTGATGGACGCGTGCTCGGCTAACCAGTTTGAGCAGAGGGCCAGAGGCTACCAGACCATGAACCACTTTCTGGGATCCATTATAGACCAT GCGTATCCTGACATGGACTATATAGTGAAGGACAAGCTGATGTTTGAGAGGGTCATAGGGATGGAGTTTCTTGAACCCACTGAAAAAAGCATCTTTTACAATG ACGAGGCCCACTCCTTTAGTGATGTGCTGTTTTATGGGAATGAGGCCACACTGCTGATCTTTGATACTTTGTTCTTCTGTGTCGTCGACCTCGGGTCTCAGAGCTTTGTACTTGCAGCGGTGCTTACATGCGTACAGCAAATG ATATTTCGCTTGATCCGTAACACTCTCGGAAGGAAGAACCTTGTCAGAAAGACTTTGGTGGATGAGAGATTTCTGATATAA
- the gem gene encoding GTP-binding protein GEM gives MLPSVRRHSLRLQTELHRWSICDPGSHLLTDSLLSRVPACISRSKSCTSSAGELDGSHGSWSSSDSVISTDSAGEPAEPGSPYRVVLLGASGVGKTAFASIFAGAADSMDNDGCELCGDEMCEKEIEVDGEPATITLFDTWDAETDNECAQEHCMQTGDAYLLLYSVTDRASFLRASELRITLRRFRPAQHTPIILVGNKCDLVRRREVSVSEGRACAAVFDCKFIETSAAMQHNIWEAFRGMVRQLRLRRDSKEANKRRRHINTRRESLTMKAKRFLDKMVAKNNPSVAFWLKSKSCHDLSVL, from the exons ATGCTGCCCAGTGTGCGCCGGCACAGCCTCCGCCTGCAGACCGAGCTCCACAGGTGGAGCATCTGCGACCCCGGCAGCCACCTGCTCACAGACAGCCTCCTGTCCCGGGTCCCCGCCTGCATCTCCCGCTCCAAGTCCTGCACCAGCTCCGCCGGGGAGTTGGACGGGAGCCACGGGAGCTGGTCGTCCTCAGACTCGGTCATCTCCACCGACTCTGCCGGGGAGCCGGCGGAACCCGGGAGCCCGTACCGGGTGGTGCTGTTAGGGGCCAGCGGGGTCGGCAAAACGGCCTTCGCCAGCATCTTCGCCGGGGCAGCGGACAGCATGGACAACGATGGCTGCGAGCTGTGTGGAG ATGAAATGTGTGAAAAGGAAATTGAAGTTGATGGAGAGCCTGCAACTATAACTCTGTTTGACACATGGGATGCAGAG ACTGACAATGAATGTGCTCAGGAGCACTGCATGCAGACAGGTGACGCATACCTGTTGTTGTACTCAGTAACTGACCGGGCCTCCTTCCTGCGAGCCTCAGAGCTCCGGATAACCCTGCGGCGCTTCCGTCCTGCCCAGCACACACCTATCATCCTGGTGGGGAACAAATGTGACCTGGTGCGACGCAGAGAGGTGTCAGTCAGCG AGGGTCGTGCCTGTGCTGCTGTGTTCGACTGCAAGTTTATCGAAACCTCAGCCGCCATGCAGCACAACATCTGGGAGGCTTTTCGCGGCATGGTGCGACAGCTACGACTACGCCGAGACTCCAAGGAAGCCAACAAGCGACGCAGGCACATAAACACACGCCGCGAGAGCCTAACTATGAAGGCCAAGCGTTTCCTCGACAAGATGGTGGCAAAGAACAATCCCAGTGTGGCATTCTGGCTAAAATCTAAGTCCTGCCATGATCTCTCTGTGCTGTAG
- the pdp1 gene encoding LOW QUALITY PROTEIN: pyruvate dehydrogenase phosphatase catalytic subunit 1 (The sequence of the model RefSeq protein was modified relative to this genomic sequence to represent the inferred CDS: inserted 1 base in 1 codon) has protein sequence MPGSNNTSPSSSRSQQQNSPRPHTDLPYFTVPEFDGKNVSSVMGFESNXAATCLQTRGMLLGVFDGHAGCACAQALSERLFYYIAVSLLPHNTLCELEAAVEAGRALSPILQWHKHPNDYFSKEAQTLYFNSLRTYWQELIDLTSPGEVPDTREALLNAFKRLDNDISLEAQVGDPNAFLHYWVLRVAFSGATACVAHIDGSELFVANSGDARAVLGVQEADGSFSAHTLSNDHSAQNEAEVARIRSEHPPSERKTVIRQDRLLGLLMPLRAFGDVKFKWSIDLQKCVLESGPDQLHENEHTKFIPPNYHTPPYLTAEPEITYHKLRPQDRFMVIGSDGLWETLHRQEVVRIVGEYLTGVHQRQPLKVGGYRVTLGQMQELLDERKARMSSAFEDQNSATHLIRHAVGNNEFGTVDHERLSKMLSLPEELARMYRDDITIIIAQFNPHVIGAQRQDGQS, from the exons ATGCCAG GATCCAACAACACCAGTCCCAGTTCTTCCAGGTCccagcagcaaaacagccccagaccacaCACTGACCtgccatattttaca GTGCCAGAGTTTGATGGAAAGAACGTGTCATCAGTGATGGGTTTCGAGAGTA CAGCAGCCACATGCCTGCAGACGCGAGGAATGCTGCTGGGTGTGTTTGATGGCCATGCTGGTTGTGCCTGTGCACAG GCGCTGAGTGAGAGGTTGTTTTACTACATAGCTGTGTCTCTGCTGCCCCACAACACACTGTGTGAGCTCGAGGCAGCTGTGGAGGCTGGCAGGGCCCTCAGTCCCATCCTGCAGTGGCACAAACACCCCAACGACTACTTCAGCAAGGAGGCTCAGACTCTTTACTTCAACAGCCTCCGAACCTACTGGCAGGAGTTAATAGATCTCACCAG CCCAGGCGAAGTTCCAGACACCCGTGAGGCCTTGTTGAACGCCTTCAAGAGGCTGGACAATGACATTTCCCTGGAGGCTCAG GTTGGAGACCCGAATGCTTTCCTGCACTACTGGGTCCTGAGAGTGGCCTTTTCTGGAGCAACGGCCTGCGTGGCTCACATCGATGGATCAGAACT ATTTGTAGCCAATTCAGGAGACGCTCGGGCAGTGTTGGGGGTACAGGAGGCGGATGGTTCATTCAGCGCTCACACGCTCTCTAATGACCACAGCGCCCAGAATGAGGCGGAGGTGGCTCGGATACGAAGTGAACACCCTCCATCAGAGAGGAAGACAGTTATACGACAG GACCGGTTGCTCGGCCTCCTCATGCCGTTACGTGCGTTTGGGGATGTAAAGTTCAAATGGAGTATTGATCTGCAGAAGTGTGTGTTAGAGTCTGGACCTGATCAGCTCCATGAAAACGAGCACACCAAGTTTATCCCTCCAAACTACCACACACCCCCCTACCTGACCGCCGAGCCTGAGATCACGTACCACAAACTGCGGCCACAGGATCGTTTCATG gTGATTGGCTCTGACGGCCTCTGGGAGACGCtgcacagacaggaagtggttCGTATTGTGGGGGAGTATTTAACAGGGGTGCACCAGCGCCAGCCCCTCAAAGTCGGAGGCTACAGGGTCACCCTGGGACAGATGCAGGAGCTGCTTGATGAGAGAAAGGCTCGCATGTCTTCGGCTTTCGAGGATCAGAACTCTGCGACCCACCTGATACGTCACGCGGTGGGAAACAACGAGTTTGGCACGGTTGACCACGAGAGGCTGTCAAAAATGCTGTCGCTGCCCGAAGAGCTGGCTCGCATGTACCGCGAtgacatcaccatcatcatcgcTCAGTTCAACCCTCACGTGATTGGAGCACAGAGACAGGACGGGCAATCCTGA
- the cdh17 gene encoding cadherin-17 yields the protein MTPVMHLLLLPLLFSIAGAKDLEEKKGPFENTVLNVPEGTPVPYPIYQFQVTHPGVSDFRLSGEGREDIRISNDGWLYLEKPLDWSRDDHYIIMVEALAGDEVVDGPVYVTIHVLDINNNAPYFNQSTYTAVVRENNAAGIPFTRVFALDQDDPQTPNAHLSYSLVSQIPNNHHILLFQIDPNTGEISTTEEGERMLKARQGIQYGRGEDRSIDALRTKFNDYCPVQNIPYEENPFFTCVERAEIRRRNVDPLEDPDYTLSVRVQDLGGASETSLSGNAIVHILVQQNLWVNPGPITVKEHLKETYPLVIAKVQSNEPNAIYKLVQKERELKFPFQITEDGEIHLTDELDREDKDMYILVVFAVDSDDKQLDPPMEIQVLVEDLNDNAPVCANMENVFEVQEDEPVGSLIGQLLAHDDDQAGTLNAQLTFTIVSQNPPTASNSFSIDAASGKIQTLRSLQRKDQEVFNLNVRVSDPEFSTLCNVVVKIIDVNNEMPLFEKNDYGNHTLAEDTPVGHTVLTISATDADDPDSGSSFIEFKITAGNDDDIFVVVTDGKGVGHLVIAKPLDFEVSPTFKLQIDARNPEPLMKDLEYGKESTAFVFVSLTDVDEDPEFSLDILDLTVPENTTKGSVLLTVEAKDPEGKEISFKMDGDTRGWLEIDAATGEIKTKNKLDRETLETFEVTVTAFEKENPEKSSERVVSVRLLDVNDNFPKLMETQAFICAKKPEPIIIKAQDTDSAPFSQPFTFSFGFAHGKKSPNWDLKSIDGTTAKLTLKKQPTEDKTFTLPINIRDNAGMGITQSFEVRVCNCTELGYCYFPPEERAFRLGMGPTIGILAGILVFCVIIFIIVIKRANKGGKKTTEEQERNALM from the exons ATGACACCCGTAATGCATCTGTTGTTGCTTCCACTCCTGTTCAGCATA GCTGGTGCAAAGGATCTGGAGGAAAAGAAGGGCCCGTTTGAGAACACGGTGCTAAATGTGCCAGAGGGGACTCCAGTGCCATATCCCATCTATCAG TTTCAGGTGACCCATCCAGGTGTTAGTGATTTCAGGCTGAGTGGAGAAGGTAGGGAAGACATTAGGATTTCAAACGACGGGTGGCTATACCTGGAGAAGCCTCTGGACTGGTCTCGAGATGATCATTACATTATCATG GTGGAGGCACTGGCAGGTGATGAAGTTGTGGATGGCCCAGTTTATGTGACCATACATGTGTTGGACATCAACAACAATGCTCCGTACTTCAACCAGAGCACCTACACAGCTGTGGTCAGAGAAAACAATGCCGCAG GTATCCCATTTACCCGTGTGTTTGCGCTGGATCAAGACGACCCACAGACTCCCAACGCTCATCTGAGCTACAGCCTGGTCAGCCAGATCCCCAACAATCACCACATCCTCCTGTTCCAGATCGATCCTAACACGGGAGAGATCTCCACCACAGAAGAAG GGGAAAGGATGCTCAAAGCCAGACAAGGAATCCAGTATGGCAGAGGAGAGGATCGGAGCATTGATGCTCTGAGGACAAAGTTTAATGACTACTGTCCAGTGCAGAATATCCCCTATGAAGAAAACCCCTTCTTCACCTGTGTGGAGAGAGCAG AAATAAGGAGGAGGAATGTGGACCCCCTGGAGGACCCAGACTACACCCTATCTGTGCGCGTGCAGGACCTGGGAGGAGCGTCGGAGACCTCGCTGAGTGGAAACGCCATAGTGCACATTCTCGTGCAGCAAAACCTGTGGGTCAATCCTGGACCTATAACTGTTAAAGAGCACTTAAAGGAAACATACCCATTAGTCATTGCAAAG GTCCAGTCTAATGAGCCCAACGCCATCTACAAGTTAGTGCAGAAAGAGCGAGAGCTGAAATTCCCCTTCCAGATCACAGAAGATGGAGAAATACATCTGACAGATGAGCTGGACAGGGAAGACAAGGACATG TACATCCTGGTGGTGTTCGCAGTGGATAGCGACGACAAACAGCTGGATCCACCCATGGAGATTCAAGTCTTGGTGGAGGATCTAAATGACAATGCACCAGTGTGTGCAAATATGGAGAATGTGTTTGAAGTGCAGGAGGACGAGCCAGTAg GTAGCCTGATTGGACAGCTGTTGGCCCATGATGACGATCAAGCCGGGACACTGAACGCTCAGCTGACTTTCACCATTGTGTCCCAAAATCCACCCACCGCATCCAACTCCTTCTCCATTGACGCTGCTTCTGGAAAAATCCAGACATTACGCTCGCTGCAGCGAAAAGACCAGGAGGTGTTTAATCTCAATGTCAGAGTCAGCGacccag AGTTCAGCACATTGTGTAATGTCGTTGTCAAGATCATTGACGTCAACAACGAGATGCCTCTGTTTGAGAAGAACGAT TATGGCAATCACACTCTGGCAGAGGACACTCCTGTTGGACACACAGTGCTGACCATCAGCGCAACAGACGCCGATGACCCAGACAGCGGCAGCTCATTTATCGAGTTCAAAATCACTGCTGGTAATGATGATGACATTTTCGTTGTGGTAACCGACGGCAAAGGCGTTGGCCATCTGGTCATAGCTAAG CCTCTGGACTTTGAGGTCTCTCCCACCTTCAAGCTCCAGATTGATGCTCGTAACCCAGAGCCGCTGATGAAGGATCTGGAGTACGGCAAGGAATCCACAgcctttgtttttgtgtctctcaCTGACGTAGACGAGGATCCAGAGTTTAGTCTGGACATACTGGATTTGACTGTGCCTGAAAACACCACCAAAGGATCAGTGCTGCTCACTGTGGAGGCAAAGGATCCAGAGGGCAAAGAGATCAG TTTTAAGATGGACGGTGACACTCGGGGCTGGCTGGAGATCGATGCTGCCACCGGAGAGATTAAGACCAAAAACAAGCTGGACAGAGAAACCCTAGAGACCTTTGAAGTCACTGTCACTGCATTTGAGAAAG AGAACCCTGAAAAGTCTTCTGAGCGCGTTGTGTCTGTGAGGCTGCTGGATGTGAACGACAACTTCCCTAAACTGATGGAGACCCAGGCCTTCATCTGTGCGAAGAAACCCGAACCTATCATCATCAAAGCCCAAGACACAGACAGTGCCCCCTTCTCTCAGCCCTTCACCTTCAGCTTCGGTTTTGCCCACGGCAAGAAATCTCCCAACTGGGACCTGAAAAGTATCGACG GTACAACAGCTAAACTGACCCTGAAGAAACAACCAACTGAAGATAAAACCTTCACTCTCCCCATTAACATTAGAGACAATGCAGGCATGGGAATCACACAGTCGTTTGAGG TGAGAGTGTGTAACTGCACAGAGCTGGGCTACTGCTACTTCCCACCAGAGGAACGTGCCTTCAGGTTGGGGATGGGACCCACCATTGGGATCCTGGCTGGCATTCTGGTTTTCTGCG TTATTATCTTCATTATTGTGATCAAACGCGCAAATAAAGGGGGCAAGAAGACGACTGAAGAACAAGAGAGGAACGCCTTGATGTAG